GCGAAAGATTGCGCGCCAAATCGGCCGCGCTGCCGTTCGGCAGCAAGACCAGCATCGCGACGTCATCGCCTGCGTACGGCAGTTCGACGGCCTGGACGCCTTCGCTTTCGGCGTAGGCAAACGTATCGCTTTGCCGCATCAGCGCGGCGTCGATCTTGCTGCCGTCAGCGAGGCGGAACGGCTGGTTGCTTGTCGCTTCGGCCTTAAATGGTTTTTCCCAGTCGCCTTTAAAGTAAATCGCGTTGGTCAGCACGAGGCGCGTCAGATAGGTCAGATCGCCCTGCTGCAAAAGATTTTTGATCTTATTGTCGGTTCGTTCTTCCACCCAATGGTTGATCGTCATACGGCTGTTCTCGGTATCTTTGGCAAAGTCAAGCGTTTGAAACGACCCCTGGTAATAACGGTCGGTCAGGGAAAGAAACGGCTCGCTAAACGAAAAGCCCTTCTGTCCCCAAAGCGCATTGGCGATCTCGAGCCGGTAGCCTTTATCCTTCCCCGTTTGCAGCTGCGTCAGCAGGTTGGAGAATTTCTGATGCAGCTCGTCTTGCGGCCCCGTAAAATGCAAGGCTTTCGCCATTTGCGCTTCGGTCTGGCCGCGACTGCCGGCATAGGTCATGACCAAAGCCGTTGAAACGCCGAGCGGCGAATAAAACGTATTCTTGTCCGGCTGCGCTAGCTGGATGCGTTGGTACAGATCGACCGCAAACTGGTTGTTGCCTTCCGCTGTGTTGTTGTCTTTCTCTGCCGGAACGCCAGCGCCCGCGATGCCTGTAACGATAAGAAGCAGCGCCGACAGACACAGGCCGATCCATTTTGCCTTTCGCCCGCAATATTCGTTTATCATGCTCGCACTCCCTTTATTTTTATTTGCTTTACTGCTTCTATTCTACCTGTAAATCCACACCTTGCCAACAAGTTACCCACAGGATATCCACCGATTTTTGTGGATAACTTTTCGCTTTTACGCACACTTCTCTTCTATGAATCACTCTTTGAAGTTTCTTGGCATGTTTGTTTGCGTCTGCTATAATTACACTCAAATTGAAGTAATGAGGATGGTACGTTATGCGATTGATTTCCTGGAACGTAAACGGTCTTAGGGCCTGTCTGGGCAAAGGCTTTGCCGATTTTTTCACTGGCATTGACGCCGATATCGTCTGCCTGCAGGAAACGAAGATGCAGGAAGGCCAGGCCAAAATCGATTTTCCCGGCTACCGCCAGTATTGGAACAGCGCGGTAAAGAAAGGTTATTCCGGCACCGCGATCTTCACCCGGTTGGAACCCTTGTCGGTGCGCTACGATTTGGGGCAGAGCGAACACGATCAGGAAGGGCGCGTCATCTGCCTTGAGTTCGAGTCGTTTTTTCTGGTCACGGTCTACACGCCGAATTCGCAGCGCGAGTTGGCGCGGCTCGATTATCGGCTGCAATGGGAAGACGACTTTCGCGCTTACCTGCAGGAACTGGATCGGCAAAAACCGGTCATTCTCTGCGGCGACATCAATGTGGCACATCAGGAGATCGACCTGAAAAATCCGAAGACCAATCGTCGCAACGCCGGTTTCACCGACGAGGAACGCGGCAAGATGAGCGAACTTTTGGCTGCGGGCTTTACCGATACGTTCCGCCATTTGTATCCGGAGCAGGAAGACGCCTACACCTGGTGGTCATATATGATGAAGGCGCGCGAACGCAATATCGGTTGGCGGATCGACTACTTCCTGATTTCCGACCGCCTGCGCAGCGAGTTGAAGGACGCTAAAATTTATCCCGACGTAATGGGCAGCGATCACTGCCCGGTCGGCCTGGAAATTTTCTAGGCCTGCCGCATTTTGCTCTTCTTTCTCACCTTGCGCCGTCCTTGTCTCCTGCCGCTAAGCGCGCAGCCGAGGCAAGCGACGGCTTTTTTTCGTTTCATCCCGTAACAGGAGTTTTTTAAACGTTTTTTCCTTTTTTCGCGAGAAAAAGTATAATAACTTTAAAAACCCCGCTCGCGTTGTTATTCATTTTGTAATTTGCTATGCTTGTCCTATCACACTTTCTAAACGATGGAGCATTGCATGATGTATGAAACAAAACCGTGTAAACCTTTTCGACGCGAACTCCTCACCTTGCTCTTACTGATGATCGTCGCAATCCTGCTGCTCGTCGAAGGCAGCAACGCGTTTGTTTTTTATCAATTGAACTCGCAGTACCAAAGCAGCGAAGCCGCCAATGTCCGCAGCACGGTGCAGCAGACGCTGGCTTTTCAGGATCAGGCCTATCTGCTTTATGAGCAGCAGCTGGAAGAACGGATGAAAAAAGCGATGGATCTTTTCCAGCAGGCGTATCTGCGCAACGGAAAGAACCCGTTGCGAATCGATCTGCAGCGCATCCAGCGCAATGCCGGACTGGACATCGATCTTTTCGTCCTCGACAACGAGGGCCGCGTCATCTACACCACGTTTTCGCCGGATCTGAACCAGCTCGTGATACGACCGGATTCGAGTCTGGCAAAATCGCTGCAGCACGCGCGGGAAAACGACGAGTACCTGGTCGATCGCTCTTCGGTCAGTCTTTATGACGGCGTTAAGAAATTCTCTTACCAAAGCACGCCTGACGACAAATACTTTTTGGAGATCGGCATCGCGCTCTCGCAGCACCAGGATGCGCTTGGCGTCATCGACTTCGATGCCGCGATCGAGCAGCTGATCTCCGAGCATGACATCCTGGCCTCTGTCCGGGTGTACGACCGGGCCGGCTCCGATTTCACCGCGGCTAAGGGAACGGGACAGTATCGCCTGAGCGGCGAAAAACTGGCCGCCCTGCAATCCGCCGTTCATACCGAAAAGCCGCAGCAGCTGAGCGAAGGCGCTTTGACTTATGAGTATCTGCCACTGCCGCGCCAGAAGGACTATTTGACCGGCAAAGTGGTCGAGATCGTCTATGACACCGGCAAATGGCAGCTGCGTTGGCAAAAGTACCTTTTGCTGCATGGCGCGATCGCGCTTGCCGCGATTTTCGGCGGCATTCTTTGCAGCTTTTGGCTGACGAACCGAATCGCGCAGCCGATTTTGCGCCTCTCTCATAGCGTACGCCGCATCGCATCCGGCAACTTCAACGAGCCGGTTTCTATCGCAGGCGAGAATGAGATCAGCCGTTTGGCAGAGGATATCGACGGCATGCGGCAGAAGTTGGTCGCGATGATCGGTTATCTGAAGGATTCAAACGATCAGCTTGCGCAAGGCTACGACCTGACGATCCGCGCCTTTTTTAAGACGCTCGAAGTCCGCGAAAGCCGCACCGCATCGCATTCGCTGCGCGTAAACCAGATCGCGATGGATATCGGACGGCAGCTACAACTGAGCGAAGAACAATTGTTGAAACTGGAATGGGGTACACTGCTCCACGATATCGGCAAGCTGGCGATTGAAGATGCAATTTTATTAAAATCGGGGCCGCTGACCGTTGAGGAATACGAGTCAATGAAGGAACACCCGCGCATCGGCTATGAAGTGCTGCAGGATGCCGCCTATCTGCGCGACGCGCTGGAGGTCTCGCTCTTTCATCATGAAAATTATGACGGTACCGGCTATCCGCACCGTCTCAAAGGCGAGGACATACCACTCCTGGCGCGAATTTGCGCCGTAGCCGACGCGTTTGAAGCGATGACCGCTGATCGCCCTTACCGCCAGGGAATTCCACTGGAAGAGGCAGTGGAGGAACTGAAACGCTGTTCCGGCGCACAGTTCGACCCGTTGGTGCTCGATGCGTTTTTTGCACTGCCCTTGGAAGAATATCGGATACCAAAAGACCCGGCCTAAGCCGAGTCTTTTGGTAAGGCTGAAAAGAAACGGTAACACAAAGAAGCGAAGCGGGCCGATTCGATCGGCCCGAAAAAAAGGAAGAAGAATACTAAACTCTTCCTCCCTTCTTCGATTCTTCGTGTAAAAAACGTCCCACTTGCTTTCGTTTTATCGACATTCTCAGCCCCTGTTTAGGCAGGGGCTTTTTTCATTCAGTCATCGCTGCCGCGCAGAATCATCAAAAGACGTAGGATTTCCCAGTACAGCCAGACCATCGTGACCATCAGGCCGAAAGCCGCGAACCATTCCATCTGCGCCGGTAAGCCTTGACGCGCTCCGTCTTCGATCCGGTCGAAGTCGAGGATCAGGTTCAACGCCGCGACGCCGATCACGACCAGGCTAAACACGATGCCAATGATGCCGCCGCTGCGAAACGGCAGGTTAATGCCGAACATGCCGAGCAGCAGATTGGCCATGATCACCAGAAAAACGCCCATCGTAGCCGCCGCCACGAACGACTTGAATTTTTCCGTCGCACGGATCAGTCCGAAGCGATAGCAGCCGAACATCGCCGCTGCGACGCCAAACGTCAGCATCACCGCTTGAAATGCGATGCCGCCGTATTTCATCGACAGGATCATCGTGATGGAGCCGAGAGCAAAGCCTTCGAACACCGCATACAGCGGCGCCGTTACATGACAGGTTTGCGGTTTGAAGCAGGCGACCATGCCGAGAATCAGCGTCGCAACGATGCCGACGCCGGCAAAGATCGCAACGGTTTCGAACTTACCCGTCATTGCCAGATACAAGAAGGTGGACAGGGAAGACGCAACCAGTAAGAAGAGCAGGCTCATCGCCTTGTTGATCGTACCGCTGACTGTCATCGTTTCCTGGCCGACCTGATACCCTGAGCGAGTAAACGTATCGCTCTTAAAAATCGGATTTGAATTTCTCATTTGAGATACCTCCTGGAAATTTTAACATACAATATTACCTTTTCGCCTCGCAGCGCTTTTCTCCTGCTGAAAAATACGCAACCGCAAAGACACAACGTTCAAAAAGGCGATAGGCGGCCGATACGATCGGCCGCCTCAGAGTGTGGACAATTTTTAAAACAGAATACGGTAACACGAAGAAGCGAAGCGGGCCGATCCGATCGGCCCGGTAGAAAGAAAGAAGAATAATAATCTCTTCCTCCCTCCTTCGACTCTTCGTGTAAAAAACGTCCCGGTGGTTCTATTTCTTACGACTGTACGGCGTGCCGGAAAGCGGCAGTTCGGTGCGAAAAATTCCATCGCGCCGGAAGTACGCACCGGCCACAGCCGGCGCGGTCGGTACCGTGACGATTTCACCGACGCCTTTCGCACCGTAAGCCAGCTTATCCGGGTTCTTTTCGACCAAAACGCTTTCGATCCTCGGTACCTGGCTGGAGCGAAAGAGACCGAGCGTGCCGAACTTAGCCGTCGGCTCACCCTTTTGCAGCGGGTAGTCTTCCGTCAGCGCATAGCCGAGTCCCATCACGACGCCGCCCTCGATCTGTCCCTCTATATTGGTCGGGTTAATCGCTCTGCCGACGTCGTGCGCGGCAATGACGCGTTCGACTTTCCCCTCCGCATCGAGCAGTACGACCTGCACCGCGTAGCCATAGGCGACATGGCTGACGGGGTTTGGCTTGTCGGAATTCATCGGGTCCGTCACGCCGGAATATTCCCGGTAATATTGCCGTCCCTCCAGCTCTGCCAGCGGCGTCTCGTCCAGATCTTTCTTTAAATCAAGCGCGGCCAGACGGGATGCTTCTCCATTAAATACCGTCTGGCGTGATGCGGTCGATGTTCCACCATCCGGGGTCCGCGAGGTGTCTGGCATAGCCACTTCAATGCAGTCGGTCGGCAGCTTTGTCGTCTCGGCCACGATTTGCAGCATCGTCGTCGCTATGCCCTGCCCCATGCAGGCGGCGCTGGTATAGATCACGGCTTTGCCGTTTTCGATCCGGATGTTGACGCGACCGACGTCGGACAAACCGACGCCGATGCCTGCGTTTTTCATCGCGCAGGCAATGCCCGCATCGGGTCGGCTGTCGCAAATCTCTTTCACGGCCAGCAGCGTATCGATAATGCCGGTTCCCGGATCGGCAATCTGGCCGTTCGGCAGCACATCGCCCGGTGCAACTGCGTTTTGAAAGCGAATCTGCCAAGGCGTAATGCCGACTTTTTCCGCCAGCATGTTCAGGCAACATTCCATCGCGAAGCAGGATTGCGTCACGCCAAAGCCCCGAAACGCGCCACCCGGCGGGTTATTTGTATATACGCCAAGACCGACCACATCGACGTTGGCAATCTTGTAGGGTCCGGCCGCATGCGTACAGGCGCGCTGCAGAACCGGCCCGCCTAATGATGCATACGCGCCGCTGTCGGCCAGCAAGTGCGCCTTTACCGCAGTAAGATGGCCTTTAGCATCGCAGGCCACTTCATACTTCATTTCCATGCCGTGCCGTTTCGGATGCACGCGGATGCTTTCCTGGCGGTCGAGCGTCACTTTCACCGGCACGCCCGCATGCCAGGCCAGCAGCGCCGCATGATGCTGCACCGACAAGTCTTCCTTGCCGCCGAAGCCTCCGCCGACAAGCTTGCTAACGACCTTCACCCGTTCTTCCGGCACGCCAAGTACGCCGACAATGCCTTCGTGATCGTCGTATATGCTTTGCGTTCCGGTATAAACGGTCATCGTACCATCGCTTTCCGGCACCGCAAGCGCGCTTTCCGGTTCGAGAAAAGCGTGTTCGGTCGGCGGCGTACGGAACGTGTATTGGACGACATGTGCAGCCGCAGCAAACGCGGCTGCCGTATCGCCGCGACTGAGTACCGTTTTGGCGAGCAGATTCCCTTTCGGGTGCAGCTTCGGTGCATCCTCGGCAAGCGCCGCCTGCGGCGTTGTAAGCGGCTCGCGTTCTTCATAGTCCACTTTTATGAATGCCAGCGCCGCTTTGGCCTGGCGGCGCGTTTTGGCCGCAACAAGCACCACCGCGTCGCCGACGTAGCGGGTTTCCTCGCCTTCCGCAATCATCGCCGGCCAGTCATGAATGATATGTCCCTGAAAGCGTTCGCCCGGCACATCTTTGGCCGTCAGTACAACCGCGACGCCCGGCTGTTTTTTTGCTTCGCTGGCATCAATCGTTTTGATAAAAGCCCTTGGCATTGGCGCGCGCAGTACAGCGCCATGCAGCATATTCGGCAACTGCATGTCGTCGACATATTGTCCGATGCCAAGTACCTTGGCCCGCGCGTCAAGACGCGGCATCCGGTCGCCGACGCGATAACCGGTACCGTTTTCCGGTACCGGCAAAGCTTCACGCAGTAGTTTTGCCGCCGCTAAAATCGCTTCTTCAATTTTTACATAACCGGTGCAACGGCAGATATTGCCGTGAATCGCTTTTTTTACTTGTTCGGGCGTCGGTTCCGGCTCCAGATCGATTAACCCTTTGGCGCTGATTACCATGCCGGGAATGCAAAAGCCGCACTGCACCGCTCCGGCAGCGGCAAACGCCCAGGCATAGACCTCCTGCTCACGTTTCGACAATCCTTCGACCGTCACGATCCGCTTGCCGTTCAGCTTCGCGAGGCTATAGAGGCAGGCGCGGACGGCCTTTCCGTCAAGCAGCACCATACAGGTGCCGCAGGCGCCTTCCGCACAGCCGCTTTTCACCGAGGTTAATCGCAGCTCGTCACGCAGATAGTCGAGCAGATTCGCGTCGGATTCGCATGCACAGTCTTTTCCATTGACCGTAAACATAAACATCGCCAACACCCTTTCTTCTTAGAAAAACGATTGCCGTAGCCAGCAAAATACTCCGGGGTGATTTGACACGAAGACACGAAGAAAAGCAAAGCTTGCGAAGAATTTCACTCTATATATTCTTCGACTCTTCCATTCTTCGTGTCTTCGTGTTAACCGTTCCCCTTTTCAATATTATTCAATCAGTAAAAAATAAGCCGCTTTACTCTTTGCTCATTGAACAATCGGCTCGAGACGGGGAGACTTTGCTCCCCGCTTCGCGCCCATGTTTTTTTAGGGGTAAACGTGGGTGCCGGTCTTTCCGGCAACGGCTTCTTCGAGCGATTCCGGATTGGTGATGATCGCGTGTTTGCCGCCGTTTTCTAGGAACTGAATCACCGCTTCGACCTTCGGCAGCATGCTGCCGGGGGCAAAGTGTTTTTCTGCCGCATATTGCTTGAGTTCGGCTAAGCTCACTTTGTTCAACGCTTTTTCATCCGGCTTGCCGTAGTTCAGGTAGACCACCGGAACGCCGGTCGAGATGACGAGCGTGTCGGCTTCGATCTGCGTCGCCAAAAGACTGGAGGCAAAATCCTTGTCGATGACCGCATCGACGCCTTTCAGCGTACCGTCCTCTTCCTGCACGACCGGGATACCGCCGCCGCCGACCGCGATCAGGCAATAGCCGTCTCTGACCAGTTTGCTGATCACGTCTTTTTCGACGATCGTCTGCGGTTTCGGCGATGCGACGACGCGGCGGTAGCCGCGACCGGCGTCGCTAACCATGACCCAGTCGGGATTGTCTTTACGGATCGCTTCCATCTGCTCTTCGCTGTAAAACGTACCGATCGGCTTGGTCGGCGTAACGAATGCCGGATCTTTCTGATCGACGATAACCTGCGTTACGATCGTCATCGCTGACTTCTCGACGCCGCGCCGCTTAAACTCATTATCCATGGCCTGTTGGATCTGGTAACCGATCGCGCCTTGCGTATCGGCGCCGCAGCTGACGAGCGGCACGCGATGCATGCCTGCCTTCTCGCTGGCAATCTCGGACCGCCGCAGGATGAAGCCCACTTGGGGACCATTGCCGTGCGTGATGATGACGTCGTATCCCTGTTGAATCATCCCGGTGATATGTCGGGCCGTCTCACACACGGCAGAAAACTGGTCCTCCACGGACTGGTGATCGTTGTCACGGATCAGGGAATTTCCGCCTATGGCAACTACCGCCAGCTTGTTCATCGTTATCTACCGCCCATTAACAGAGTCATAACCGCTTTTGCGGTATGCAGACGATTTTCGGCTTCATCATATACGACGGAATGCGGACCATCGATCACGGAGTCTTCCACTTCGTTGTTGCGGTCAGCCGGCAGTGCATGCATGTACATGACATTCTTGTCCGCAGTCGCCATTTTGGCTTCGGTGCATTTCCATGATTTTTGCGCTTTCAGCTTGTCATCGACGACAGCGACTGCGCCAGCGGCCTGCAGACCGGTCTGATCGTTAACCCAGTTGCCCCAGTTTTTCGGGATGACGATATGCGCACCAGCATAGGCTTCGGCTTCATTATCGGTGACGGTAACGGTACCGCCGTATTTTTCCGCGTTGGCCTTCGCTTTGGCGATGACCCAATCCGGCAGTTCCCAGCCTTTCGGATGCGCCAGCACAACGTCCATGCCGTAGCGGGGGAAGAGAAGAACCTGGGAAACCGGTACGGAAATCGGTTTTTTATGGCTTTCTGCATAGGCCCAGATGATGGACACCTTGGTGCGTTTCAAATCGCCGATTTTTTCCTTCATCGTCATCAGATCCGCCAGCGCCTGCATCGGATGATAGAGATCGCACTGCAGATTCATGATCGGCACGGTCGAATGTTTGGCCATTTCGGTCAGATATTTGTTGCCGTAGCCCCAGTTGCAATAACGGCAGGCGATGCCATGACCGAAGCGGGACAGGATCGTCGCGGTATCCTTGGCGCTTTCGCCGTGCGCGATCTGCATGCTGCTCGAATCCAAGAAGCCCGCATGGCCGCCAAGCTGTGCGAAACCGGCTTCCATCGAGTTGCGCGTGCGCGTCGATTGTTCAAAGAACATCATGAACATCGATTGATGCAAGAGATACGGCGTAGGTACGCCCATCGCGAATTTTTTCTTCAAATCGAGCGAGACTTCGAGCATCGTGTCGACTTCTTCTTTTGTGAACTCTTCCAAATCGATGAAATGTCTGCCTCTGAAAACGCTTTGCATAATGATGATCCCCCTCAAATTTTGTTTTATTTGTTGCGAATTTTTTATTGAACCACAGATGCCTGCGGCATCGCAGTAGCGCTAACGCGCCGCACAGTGTAGGCCGCAAGCGGCCGCTGTGTTGCCGAAGGCAACTGTGGTTTAAACGCTTTATCCTTAGACCAGGTTCTGTGTGTTTTTCGGCATTTTGTCCGCATATTTTTTTACATAGAGCAATGGAATAGCGGCATACATCGCGGCGCAGTCGACCAGTTCTTTTTTCCAGGTCTTTTCGTTTGGCGCATGCGCCTGATCTTCATGACCAGGGCCGAAGCCGATGCAAGGGATACCGTAGCGGCCCATGATCGAAACGCCGTTCGTCGAGAACGTCCACTTGTCGACTTCCGGTTTTTTCTTGAACAGCTCCGCATACGCTTCTTCCAGCGTACCGCAGACCGGATGGCCGTCTTCGATCAGCCAGGTCGGGAAGTAGCATTCGGTCGGATAGACGAGGCCGGTGTAAGCAGGACGATCGTATTGATACATCGTTACTTCTGCTTTGGCCGCTTTGACGGACGGCAGATTTTTGATCTGTTGGATCGCATATTCCCAAGTCTCGCCAGCCGTCAGACGGCGGTCGATCGAGATCCAGCAGCTGTCTGCCACTGCGCAGCGCGACGGCGAAGTATGGAAGATTTCCGATACGGTCAGCGTGCCTTTGCCCAGGAACGGATGATCGAGCAGATTTTCGTGCAGCGCCCGTAACTCTTCGAGAATCGGAGCCATTTTATAGATGGCATTGTCGCCGCGCTCCGGCGCGCTGCCGTGGCAGCTGACGCCTTGCGTCTTGACCTGGATTTCCATCCGTCCCCGTTGACCGCGATAGATCTTGCCGTCGGTCGGTTCGGTGATCACGACGAATTCCGGCACCAGTTTATCTTCATTGATGATGTACTGCCAACACAAGCCGTCGCAGTCTTCTTCCTGCACGGAGCCGACTACCCAGAGCGTATACTCGCCTTCGAGGCCGAGATCCTTGATGATCTTTCCGGCGTAGACCATCGAGGCCATGCCGCCTTCCTGGTCGCTCGCGCCGCGCCCGCCGATCACTTCGTCATCTTCAAAGCCTTTGTACGGATCGAATTCCCAGTTCGCCATGTTGCCGACGCCGACGGTGTCGATATGCGCGTCCATCGCAATCACATGCGGGCCATGGCCGATACGTCCCAGCACATTGCCCATTGGATCGATCTTGACTTCGTCAAAGCCGACTTTTTCCATCTCCTGCTTGATGCGCAGGACGACCTTCTCTTCCTGACAGCTTTCGCTCGGGATCGCCAGCATGTCGCGCAAGAATCGGGTCATTTCCGGTTGATACTTCTTTGCCTGTTCGACGATTTTAGCAAATTCCATGATTCCACATTCCCCTTTCAACATCACCGCTTGTATATTTCAGCCTTGGTTTGGGGCTCTGCAACCTCTTCCCAAACCCTGCCGCTACGCCCGTGTCAGTAAGAACGGCAACGACCTGGTCACGCCATGGTAAAGCGCCGCCATTTCGGCAGCCTGGCGCAGCGAGAAATCGCCGCTGAACTCCGTTTTCAACTGCATCGCCTTCAGCTCGAAGCTGTCGCTTAAGGTCAGCTGCAGCGCGTCGTCTTCGAACAGCCAGCCGCTCTTCGTCAGCGCAAGCGTCATTTCCCTGCCGCCTTCGCGGCGTTTGATCCGCTCGCCTTCGATGTAAAACGCATTGTCGTTTTCTTGCGCAAAGTCCGCTTTCTCGCGGAACAGGCGCGGTTTATCGAGATACGGCCTGCCCTGATGGACGCAGAAGCTGGCGCAGTTGCCGCACTCGTTACAAAAATCGTCCAGATGAAGGATTTGGCGCGTCTGCCGGATCGCGAACTCTTCCGTGCCGGAGAGCGTCAGTTTGCCGTTCAGGCAGGAGAGGCGCGGCAGTTCGACCTCGATTTGCGGCAACTGGTAGATAAAGTTGGCCCGGTTGGGGCACACCTCGACGCACTTGTCGCAAAAGCTGGCGCACTGCAGACACCGCTTCGCCTCTTCTTTCGCCTCCGCTTCCGCCAGCGTTCGATCGACCAGCTTGAAACCGTCGCGTTCACTAAACGGCAGCGTCGCCTGTCTCTTTTGCGCCGATTTTCTGCAGCGCGCCTGTTTCACGCACAGAATCTCTTCTTCACTCAATGTCACGGAGGGCTCTGCCTCGGGGCTCTTCAGTCCCAGTTTCTCGCAGATCGCCGCAGCCGCGCGTTGGCCGTCGGCGCAGGCCTGGATCACGATCGCCGGTCCGGTAACCGCGTCTCCGCCTGCATATACGCCGCAGACCGAAGTCTTGCCGCTGCGTTTCTCGATTGCGACGCCGCCGCTTTTCTCAAGCCGGACCTCGCTGCCGTCAAAAAAGTTCAAATCCGCGCTCTGTCCGATCGCGATGATCACTGCGTCGGCCTCGAGCGTAAACGCGCTGTCTGGAATCGGCACCGGGCGTCGCCGCCCGCTCGCGTCTGGTTCGCCAAGCTTGTTGCGACTGCAGGAAAGACCTTTCACCCTGCCGCCTTCGAGTAGAATCGCCTCCGGCGTTGCCAGTTCTTCGAGCTGATTTCCTTCCGCAAATAATTCATGAATCTCTTCTTCAATCGCGGGCATTTCCTGGCGCGTCCTTCGATACACCACCGTAACCGGCTGTCCGGTGAGCCGCTGCGCGGTGCGCGCCGCGTCCATCGCCGTGTTGCCGCCGCCGATGATGACGGCTTTTTTACCAAGCGCGACTTTTTCGCCGCGCGCGACTTTTTCCAAAAGTTCAAGCGCACTGTAGACGCCGTCTGCACCGTCGCCGGGGATATCCATCTTCGCATCCTGCGGAAAGCCGCACGCGAGATAAACCGCGTCGTACCCCTGTTTCAAGAGGCCTTCCGCCTTGCCGTTCACCGGCTGCGAAAGCCGAATCTCGACGCCTAGGTCGCGGATGCGCTGCACATCGCCGTCGAGCACTTCTTTCGGTACCCGGAACGCCGGTGCGATCGCCATCATGCCGCCTGCGCGTTCGCGCTTTTCAAACACAGTGACGTCAACACCGCGCAGTGCAAGCGCCGTCGCCGCCGCAAGGCCGGAAGGCCCGCTGCCGACGATCGCCACCTTGTGGCCATTCGCCTTGCCCTTAGGAAGCTGCGCCTTGCCGTGTTCGGAAGCGAACCGTTTCAGCGAACGGATCGCGACCGGTTCGTCGTAATTGTTGCGCGTGCATTTGCTTTGGCAAAGGTGCGTACAGACATAGCCTGTCACAGACGGGAGCGGATTGCGCTCGAGAATCGTCGTCAGCGCCGCATCATAATCGCCCTCTGCAATCTGCCACGCATAGCGGGGTACATCCTGGCAAACTGCGCATTGCGCGGTGCAAGGCGCGGCGACACAGTCAAACGCGCTCAGATTCGATTCGAGTTTCGGCAGTCCGTGATCATGATAGGCTTTTTTATAGCGAATATCGCTTAGCGCCTCTTCGGCGGCCCGATCAACATTAGTCAATCTGTCGGCAGCCAGTTCATCAAGGTTTTTTGCCTTTTTCACTTTCATGTCCGCTTCGAGCTGTTCAAGATATTGCACCAGATTCGAATAGCCGCCCGGTTTCAGGAGATCGGACGCGACCGTGACCGGCAAAGCGCCCGTCGCGAGAATCGTCGAGAAATTCAGCGCATCCGCGCCTGCGGAATATGACACGCTCAGTTTGCCGTCGAATTGCTGCGCAAATTTCTTGACCAGCTGCATCGTCACCGGATACAGCGCCCGGCCTGACATGTACATTTCGTCGCCGGGCATCTGCTTCTTATAATTCGCCATCGCCAGCGTGTTGCTGAGCTTGACGCCGAACGCGAGACCGCGCTCCTT
Above is a genomic segment from Azotosporobacter soli containing:
- the ygfK gene encoding putative selenate reductase subunit YgfK, coding for MSHSMKVQPFPVLLEWILKEYQENQSIFGIHRSLFYTPKADAPYAVQDLFGHYLATPLGPAAGPHTQLTQNILCSWLSGARFIELKTVQCMDELEIARPCIDMEDEGYNVEWSQELKLEQSAPEYIKAWALIHILPRILGWDATLPVGTIFNMSVGYNLEGVKTPEMTRFMDRMQNAKTELTEIRAFLQKEYPQFADIEIPDQITNSVTLSTMHGCPPDEIGRIARFLLEERGLHTTVKLNPTLLGRECVLGILHEKLGYRSIDIPEKVFDHDLKYDKAVELVTMLWQVAKERGLAFGVKLSNTLAMANYKKQMPGDEMYMSGRALYPVTMQLVKKFAQQFDGKLSVSYSAGADALNFSTILATGALPVTVASDLLKPGGYSNLVQYLEQLEADMKVKKAKNLDELAADRLTNVDRAAEEALSDIRYKKAYHDHGLPKLESNLSAFDCVAAPCTAQCAVCQDVPRYAWQIAEGDYDAALTTILERNPLPSVTGYVCTHLCQSKCTRNNYDEPVAIRSLKRFASEHGKAQLPKGKANGHKVAIVGSGPSGLAAATALALRGVDVTVFEKRERAGGMMAIAPAFRVPKEVLDGDVQRIRDLGVEIRLSQPVNGKAEGLLKQGYDAVYLACGFPQDAKMDIPGDGADGVYSALELLEKVARGEKVALGKKAVIIGGGNTAMDAARTAQRLTGQPVTVVYRRTRQEMPAIEEEIHELFAEGNQLEELATPEAILLEGGRVKGLSCSRNKLGEPDASGRRRPVPIPDSAFTLEADAVIIAIGQSADLNFFDGSEVRLEKSGGVAIEKRSGKTSVCGVYAGGDAVTGPAIVIQACADGQRAAAAICEKLGLKSPEAEPSVTLSEEEILCVKQARCRKSAQKRQATLPFSERDGFKLVDRTLAEAEAKEEAKRCLQCASFCDKCVEVCPNRANFIYQLPQIEVELPRLSCLNGKLTLSGTEEFAIRQTRQILHLDDFCNECGNCASFCVHQGRPYLDKPRLFREKADFAQENDNAFYIEGERIKRREGGREMTLALTKSGWLFEDDALQLTLSDSFELKAMQLKTEFSGDFSLRQAAEMAALYHGVTRSLPFLLTRA